The following proteins are encoded in a genomic region of Leptospira yasudae:
- a CDS encoding M61 family metallopeptidase, whose amino-acid sequence MSKLHFVIQEYQLTGHYLQVELEMESSKKETILSLPVWSPGSYMVRDYSRHIHKLEAFASGKNGKKLEVVEIGLDSWSVRSEGESFRVRYVVYGFDYSVRSNYFTTEYCLLHPPALFLYPRDEEVSEITLEISNALPFEYCHSGLNGKGRKRSSASLDEFFDAPILLSNRPSIPFRSGECDHEIVLEGELPKSVQKTLIPDLQKITEEQIRSLGGSPNARYLFILILSEGAYGGLEHLNSSVNMYDPLKALSKDGYLKLLELLSHEYFHLWNVKRIRPIALGPFDYQKPNLTRELWIAEGITSFYDAYFLVRTKHLNAESYLAKVMEDLQSLEKSEGESWMSLEDSSFTAWTKFYNRPNDPNANNTGISYYVKGGILALAMDLHLLSETGGKHSLLDVMNEVYQTFFVGKNRGFTKIEFFESAKKRTGVDLKLEFGNYLDKAIAIPIENYFHKIGVKRSDSSPGVELGFSTREERGNLVIGKVDWKILDASVDLSQGDEWIALNGTRIHSGNRKDLLKQFKAGDKIELLIARRGKILKRKLKLSKRFQTSQFKFDEHANDKQKKLRGLFFGSQEGNQSR is encoded by the coding sequence TTGTCTAAACTTCACTTTGTAATTCAAGAATATCAGCTTACGGGACACTATCTCCAAGTGGAATTGGAGATGGAGTCCTCCAAAAAAGAAACGATTCTATCCCTACCCGTTTGGTCTCCCGGATCGTATATGGTTCGGGATTATTCCAGACATATCCACAAGCTCGAAGCGTTTGCAAGCGGCAAGAACGGCAAAAAGTTAGAAGTCGTCGAAATCGGTTTGGATTCTTGGAGCGTTCGTTCCGAGGGAGAATCCTTTCGTGTTCGCTACGTGGTCTACGGATTCGACTATTCCGTCCGTTCGAACTATTTCACCACGGAATATTGTCTGCTTCATCCGCCCGCGTTGTTTTTGTATCCTCGCGACGAGGAAGTTTCCGAAATTACATTAGAAATATCGAATGCGCTTCCGTTCGAATACTGTCATTCCGGTTTGAACGGGAAGGGCCGCAAACGTTCCTCCGCTTCCCTGGACGAATTTTTCGACGCGCCTATTCTTTTGTCGAACCGACCTTCGATTCCGTTTCGCAGCGGAGAATGCGATCATGAGATCGTTCTCGAGGGAGAACTTCCCAAATCCGTTCAGAAAACGCTGATTCCCGATCTTCAAAAGATTACGGAGGAGCAGATCCGTTCTCTCGGAGGATCGCCGAACGCGCGTTATCTGTTTATCCTGATTCTTTCCGAAGGCGCTTACGGAGGTTTGGAACATCTCAATTCTTCCGTGAATATGTACGATCCCCTGAAGGCGTTGTCGAAGGACGGATATTTAAAACTTCTCGAACTTTTATCCCACGAATACTTTCATCTTTGGAACGTAAAACGCATTCGCCCGATCGCACTCGGACCGTTCGATTATCAAAAACCGAATTTGACCCGCGAACTTTGGATTGCGGAGGGAATCACTTCCTTTTATGACGCCTACTTTTTAGTGCGAACCAAACATCTGAATGCGGAATCGTATCTGGCAAAGGTGATGGAAGATCTTCAGAGTTTGGAAAAATCCGAGGGTGAATCTTGGATGAGTCTGGAGGATTCTTCATTTACGGCTTGGACGAAGTTCTACAATCGTCCGAACGATCCGAACGCGAATAACACTGGAATTTCGTATTATGTTAAGGGAGGAATTCTCGCGCTTGCGATGGATCTGCATCTCTTATCGGAAACGGGCGGCAAACATTCCCTTCTGGACGTGATGAACGAAGTCTATCAAACTTTTTTTGTCGGGAAAAACCGGGGTTTTACGAAAATCGAATTTTTCGAGTCCGCCAAAAAACGGACCGGGGTCGATCTCAAATTGGAATTCGGAAATTATCTGGACAAGGCGATTGCGATCCCGATCGAGAATTACTTTCACAAAATCGGTGTTAAGCGGTCGGATTCGAGCCCCGGAGTGGAACTCGGCTTTTCCACGAGAGAAGAACGGGGAAATCTCGTGATCGGCAAAGTCGATTGGAAAATTTTGGACGCTTCCGTCGATCTGAGTCAAGGAGACGAATGGATCGCGTTGAATGGAACTCGGATTCATTCCGGAAATCGAAAGGATCTTTTGAAGCAGTTTAAGGCGGGAGATAAGATCGAACTTTTGATCGCACGGCGCGGCAAGATTCTCAAGCGAAAGTTGAAACTCTCGAAACGATTTCAGACGAGTCAGTTTAAGTTCGACGAACACGCGAACGACAAACAAAAGAAATTGCGCGGCCTGTTCTTCGGAAGTCAGGAAGGGAACCAATCTCGGTAG
- a CDS encoding shikimate kinase, with the protein MKKNLALIGPRGVGKSKVSRKLSKLTGMPVVSTDMIAVYEIGGISIPEFIQKNEGDWRAFRDLEFRILEKLKTSNGIILDCGGGILFDLDTKGKEILSTRKIELLKSIAVVFGLSRSTETLVEKIQNDPTRPPLSAVTSYRNILESRLPHYKSVSDYYLEIDDLKVEEVCSRILQKIEY; encoded by the coding sequence TTGAAAAAAAACCTCGCTTTGATCGGTCCCAGAGGGGTCGGAAAATCCAAAGTCTCCCGTAAACTTTCCAAACTGACCGGAATGCCCGTCGTTTCGACGGATATGATCGCCGTGTATGAGATCGGGGGAATTTCCATTCCCGAATTCATACAAAAAAACGAAGGGGACTGGAGAGCGTTTCGAGATTTAGAGTTTCGAATATTAGAAAAATTAAAAACCTCCAACGGAATCATCTTAGATTGCGGAGGCGGGATATTGTTTGATTTGGATACAAAAGGAAAAGAAATCCTCAGCACCCGCAAAATTGAACTTTTAAAATCCATCGCCGTCGTTTTCGGACTTTCCCGATCCACGGAAACTCTCGTGGAAAAGATCCAAAATGATCCGACCCGCCCTCCTTTAAGCGCCGTTACATCCTACCGCAACATTTTGGAAAGTCGGCTTCCCCACTACAAAAGCGTTTCCGACTACTACTTAGAAATCGATGATTTGAAGGTCGAAGAGGTTTGTTCCAGAATTCTGCAGAAAATCGAATATTGA
- a CDS encoding MFS transporter produces MNPNSKPIPVRVMAGYATAEIGITAVEVLAQIYLLEFFVTAIGLKPALAGIALAVAVLWDAVSDPLMGYISDHSRSRFGKRRPYILIGGILLGLSVFFMFSPPALGTQTEKFFFLLGIYLLVNTSMTILAVPHIALGGEMSFEPRERTRIFGWRFFFSNVGFILVLILPSVYSAVFPTSNETERLLITRSYTSITIACILTATAVLTFIATRGRDRNEPMPNRNSVSKRRSLSWSRQITSVFKNQYFLPLLLAFITATFGRTFNSSIVNLYYKYRIRLTEAEIGLAILLPFVLCLILSILLWVFLAGKFGKKTPAFWGVFLLGSMTVVVYPLFPERGIFPILFAAVFGGFFAGAVLLFDSLVADIVDYDELKTGEKREGWFFGLWKMATKIARALGLGLGGILLSAIGYQEGSIEQIPELGFRLSILFGPVVGSFFLIGSFLFLFMPLTKERHERIQSLLLRKRALRTTDRSNRS; encoded by the coding sequence ATGAACCCGAATTCAAAACCCATTCCCGTCCGAGTTATGGCGGGTTATGCGACCGCCGAGATCGGAATCACCGCCGTCGAAGTTCTCGCTCAAATCTATTTACTCGAATTTTTCGTAACCGCGATCGGGCTCAAACCCGCGTTAGCCGGCATCGCTCTGGCCGTGGCGGTTCTTTGGGACGCGGTTTCCGATCCGCTGATGGGTTATATCTCCGATCACAGTCGATCCAGATTCGGTAAGCGGAGACCGTACATTTTAATCGGAGGGATTCTGTTAGGACTTTCCGTTTTTTTCATGTTTTCTCCTCCCGCATTGGGAACGCAAACGGAGAAGTTTTTCTTTCTCTTAGGAATCTATCTGCTCGTGAACACGTCGATGACGATTCTTGCGGTACCGCATATCGCCCTCGGCGGAGAAATGTCGTTCGAACCTCGGGAAAGAACAAGAATTTTCGGATGGAGATTTTTCTTCAGCAACGTGGGATTCATTCTTGTTCTGATTTTACCTTCCGTCTATTCCGCGGTCTTCCCGACCTCGAATGAAACGGAAAGACTTTTGATCACAAGAAGTTATACTTCGATCACGATCGCTTGTATTTTAACGGCAACCGCGGTTCTGACGTTTATAGCGACTCGGGGTAGGGATCGAAACGAGCCGATGCCGAATCGAAATTCGGTTTCGAAACGGAGAAGTCTTTCTTGGTCTCGTCAAATCACGAGCGTATTCAAAAATCAGTATTTTCTCCCGTTGTTGCTCGCCTTTATCACGGCCACCTTCGGAAGAACCTTCAACTCTTCGATCGTAAATCTATATTACAAATATAGAATTCGTTTGACCGAAGCGGAAATCGGTTTGGCGATTCTGCTTCCGTTCGTATTGTGTCTGATCCTTTCCATCCTGCTTTGGGTGTTTCTCGCGGGGAAGTTCGGGAAAAAAACTCCCGCATTCTGGGGTGTGTTTCTCTTAGGATCAATGACGGTGGTCGTTTATCCTCTCTTCCCGGAAAGAGGGATTTTCCCCATCCTGTTTGCAGCCGTATTCGGAGGATTTTTTGCGGGTGCGGTATTGCTTTTCGATTCTCTCGTTGCGGATATCGTCGACTACGACGAACTCAAAACCGGGGAAAAACGGGAAGGTTGGTTTTTCGGTCTTTGGAAAATGGCCACGAAAATCGCAAGGGCGCTCGGACTCGGTCTCGGAGGAATTCTACTCAGCGCAATCGGATATCAAGAAGGATCGATCGAACAGATTCCGGAACTCGGATTTCGGCTTTCGATCCTATTCGGACCGGTTGTAGGAAGTTTTTTTCTTATCGGATCCTTTCTCTTTTTATTCATGCCTCTTACGAAAGAAAGACATGAACGAATCCAATCGCTTCTATTGAGGAAAAGGGCTTTGCGAACAACCGATCGATCGAATCGTTCGTAG
- a CDS encoding peroxiredoxin, with the protein MSDSVLGANVPSVSLESTEGKSVKLPDDIAGSWTLLYFYPKDDTPGCTKQACSYRDNMGEFKKIGAKVYGVSLDNLDSHGNFIQKYSLNFPLLSDPDHKLSEALGVYGDQEWRGKVFKGLSRDSFLISPEGKIQKVWRKVDPTTTVEETLQEISKASGK; encoded by the coding sequence ATGTCAGATTCAGTGTTGGGAGCCAATGTTCCCTCGGTCAGTTTGGAAAGTACGGAAGGAAAGAGCGTGAAACTTCCGGACGACATCGCGGGTTCTTGGACTTTATTGTATTTTTATCCGAAAGACGATACTCCCGGTTGCACCAAACAAGCCTGCAGTTATCGAGACAATATGGGAGAATTCAAAAAGATCGGTGCGAAGGTCTACGGAGTGAGCTTGGATAATTTGGATTCTCACGGAAACTTTATCCAGAAGTATTCCTTAAACTTTCCGCTTTTATCCGATCCCGATCACAAATTGAGCGAAGCTCTCGGCGTATACGGAGATCAGGAATGGAGAGGCAAGGTGTTCAAGGGACTTTCCAGAGATTCGTTTTTGATTTCTCCCGAGGGAAAGATCCAAAAGGTTTGGAGAAAAGTTGACCCGACGACCACGGTGGAAGAAACTCTCCAAGAGATTTCCAAAGCCAGCGGTAAATGA
- a CDS encoding SDR family NAD(P)-dependent oxidoreductase, with protein sequence MILMITGCAGGLGKELAKEAFAAGHSILITDINEKELKKFASPWKNEKDRVLVSKLDVTSPNDWKKVMDLAYKKWGKIDALLNVAGYLLPGYIYEVPAAHIDRHMDINAKGVMYGTREAAARMVAAGAGHIVNIASLAGVAPISGISLYSTSKFAVRGFSLAIAQELKEKNVFVTVVCPDAIKTPMLDLQKDYEQASMTFSGDKVLTAEEVTGIILGKVLTKKPLEVLIPGSRGILAKIGNAFPATAGILGPMLKRKGLKKQSTYVKG encoded by the coding sequence ATGATTTTAATGATTACCGGTTGTGCGGGCGGACTCGGAAAAGAATTGGCGAAAGAGGCCTTTGCCGCGGGACATTCGATCCTGATCACGGACATCAACGAAAAAGAACTCAAAAAATTCGCTTCTCCTTGGAAAAACGAAAAGGACCGCGTTCTCGTTTCCAAACTCGACGTAACTTCGCCGAACGATTGGAAGAAGGTGATGGATCTCGCGTATAAAAAATGGGGAAAGATCGACGCGCTTTTGAACGTTGCCGGTTATCTTCTTCCCGGTTATATCTACGAGGTTCCTGCGGCCCATATCGATCGTCACATGGACATCAATGCAAAGGGCGTTATGTATGGAACGAGAGAGGCCGCAGCGAGAATGGTGGCCGCGGGCGCCGGTCATATCGTAAACATCGCTTCTCTTGCGGGAGTCGCGCCGATCTCGGGAATCTCCTTGTATTCCACTTCTAAGTTTGCGGTCCGCGGATTTTCACTCGCGATCGCGCAAGAACTGAAAGAAAAAAACGTATTCGTTACCGTTGTTTGCCCGGACGCGATCAAAACTCCGATGCTCGATCTGCAAAAGGATTACGAACAAGCTTCGATGACATTCTCCGGAGATAAGGTATTAACCGCGGAAGAAGTGACCGGAATTATTCTCGGAAAAGTTCTGACCAAAAAGCCGCTGGAAGTTTTGATACCGGGAAGCAGAGGAATTCTTGCCAAGATCGGAAACGCGTTTCCTGCAACGGCGGGAATTCTCGGCCCGATGCTCAAACGCAAAGGTTTAAAGAAACAATCGACTTACGTCAAAGGATAG
- a CDS encoding DUF1564 domain-containing protein → MGYMFLNTDHEIRSQLQDEYSITVTLLIPEQTLRRFSERDAKKLPKRIPELLRRYGKYMSAAKRIGKDARRTLYQPCCQGKNRLVRVNARISTGSWTFLGTLAQAHGVSRCFLFNYLLWLEELGVGDSIVNPMNEGVPTFHRYYSYILHLDLLDNRAIRKLECGPDPYFLTLDYRDWFPS, encoded by the coding sequence ATGGGATATATGTTTTTAAATACGGATCATGAAATCCGTTCGCAACTTCAAGATGAATATTCGATTACGGTCACCCTTTTAATTCCGGAACAAACTTTGCGACGCTTTTCGGAGCGGGACGCGAAGAAACTTCCGAAAAGAATTCCCGAGCTTTTGAGACGGTATGGGAAATATATGTCCGCCGCAAAACGTATCGGAAAGGACGCAAGACGCACCCTTTATCAGCCCTGCTGCCAGGGCAAAAATAGATTGGTCCGCGTGAACGCTCGGATTAGTACCGGTAGCTGGACTTTTCTAGGGACGTTGGCTCAAGCACACGGCGTGTCCCGCTGTTTTCTGTTTAATTATCTTCTGTGGTTGGAGGAACTGGGAGTCGGAGATTCTATCGTGAATCCGATGAATGAGGGAGTTCCCACATTTCACCGGTATTACAGTTACATCCTCCACCTAGACCTTCTCGACAACCGGGCAATCCGCAAACTCGAATGCGGACCGGACCCCTATTTCCTTACGTTAGACTACCGAGATTGGTTCCCTTCCTGA
- a CDS encoding tyrosine-type recombinase/integrase: MSELDVPKKNKHSIERLTKIIRQRNYKKATAYTYLKYNLDFLHFADKPAEKITLKDLNRYMDHLRKRKVSSSTIQINVSSLKMFFEDVMKMDLFRDFQRPVREYNNPNAITFKEMQNILRTASINAKHELMCGLVYFGGLRVGELISLRWTHLDLKRRSIQIKSPILSQSRTVEIPVELGSLIKKYEKEVFTVANAYLFPGKSSGSHTTSRNVERIISEIGRSSGISSPVTVFTLRHSRALHLIADGSSLNHVKDFLGHKTLASTESYIPVKKNLRASVREKSRQDALRNIRKKFRTG, encoded by the coding sequence ATGTCAGAATTGGACGTTCCAAAAAAGAACAAACACTCGATCGAAAGACTTACCAAGATTATCCGGCAGAGAAACTACAAAAAAGCTACGGCTTATACTTACCTAAAATACAATTTAGATTTTCTGCATTTTGCGGATAAACCCGCGGAAAAGATCACTCTCAAAGACTTGAACCGTTATATGGATCACTTAAGGAAGAGAAAGGTCTCCTCCTCTACGATTCAGATCAACGTCAGCTCCTTGAAAATGTTCTTTGAAGACGTGATGAAGATGGATCTGTTCCGCGATTTTCAAAGACCCGTGCGGGAATACAATAATCCGAACGCGATCACTTTTAAAGAAATGCAGAATATTCTAAGAACTGCATCTATCAACGCGAAACACGAATTGATGTGCGGTTTGGTTTATTTCGGAGGTCTTCGCGTGGGAGAATTGATCTCTCTTCGCTGGACGCATCTGGATTTAAAACGAAGATCGATTCAGATCAAATCCCCGATTCTTTCCCAATCCAGAACCGTGGAAATTCCGGTGGAACTCGGATCTCTGATTAAAAAATACGAGAAGGAAGTTTTTACCGTAGCCAACGCCTATCTGTTTCCGGGAAAGAGTTCCGGATCGCATACGACATCGCGGAACGTGGAACGAATCATTTCCGAGATCGGAAGAAGCTCGGGGATTTCCAGTCCGGTTACGGTCTTTACGCTAAGACACAGCCGAGCCTTGCATCTGATTGCGGACGGTTCTTCTCTGAATCACGTAAAGGATTTTCTCGGTCACAAAACCTTGGCGAGTACGGAATCGTACATTCCGGTTAAGAAAAATCTTCGCGCTTCCGTACGGGAAAAATCAAGACAGGATGCACTGCGAAACATCCGAAAGAAATTTAGAACAGGCTGA
- a CDS encoding 7TM diverse intracellular signaling domain-containing protein, translating into MKTILFFLCALIPSVLFSESQEAWKPIDLRKGNWIAVDDFKKEYLKGIDSSSPKVKTITAFPIVLNEIFETPIGVGLKEFTLQTRFQIEEDFQKTKIYKPIFLYLESIGENWEIYLNGHSLDREIHLDSSGKEMLVRRTIRSLRLPLDSSLLKSGENLLTFRLIGDVPASALSKNVDLGFYIDGDYSITTEQKLSGEISTLVNLCLNTIYIFFGLYHLLIYAKRREDRYNLYFGIFSVSMALYSLSRSNLAFDVIHDTTWITRIEYASVSLLAPMFLLFMQDYFYGRAKFSKVLFGILVLSVLIAIATLVEPFRYTMTSLRLWQISILPTLVYLLYFMSKAVYLRKKDAILLATSMFTVVFIAVYDVIDSVFFQSGIRFTQFAYFLFVVALTTILANRFISLYRQSEDLNIELSQQKLELARQKNAFFRFVPVQFLNVLGKDSAVEVNLGDSVLKEMSVLFTDIRSFTTISEQMTPEENFRFINDYLASMEPVIQKHEGFVDKFMGDGILALFSGEGEAIHPSLQGKTSADKAILAAIEMKKKVQAINAEAKDSHFRGLKIGIGINTGNLMLGTVGSRSRLDTTVIGDTVNVASRLESLTNLYRADILVTKNTLSSMTIADGLAIREIDSVVVKGKTDPIIIYEVYEADAPHIRKLKDTTLPLITRGIILYKVADFQEALINFEQALKVFPEDIVSILYRKRCQEYIASPPTGNWIGVQHLLEK; encoded by the coding sequence TTGAAAACGATTCTATTCTTCCTTTGCGCGCTCATTCCATCCGTACTCTTTTCCGAATCGCAAGAGGCTTGGAAACCGATCGATCTGAGAAAAGGAAATTGGATCGCGGTCGACGACTTTAAAAAAGAATATCTCAAAGGAATCGACTCTTCTTCTCCGAAAGTGAAAACGATCACCGCGTTTCCGATCGTTCTCAACGAAATTTTCGAAACTCCGATCGGAGTGGGTTTGAAAGAATTCACTTTGCAGACTCGGTTTCAAATCGAGGAAGACTTTCAGAAAACGAAAATCTACAAACCCATTTTCTTATATCTAGAATCCATCGGAGAAAACTGGGAAATCTACTTAAACGGTCATTCTCTGGATCGGGAAATTCATTTGGATTCTTCCGGAAAAGAAATGCTGGTTCGAAGAACCATCCGCAGTCTTCGTCTTCCCTTGGATTCCAGTCTTTTGAAATCGGGGGAGAATCTTCTGACGTTCCGTTTGATCGGCGACGTTCCGGCTTCCGCGCTTTCTAAGAACGTGGATCTAGGTTTTTACATCGACGGAGATTATTCGATCACGACCGAACAGAAACTTTCCGGCGAGATTTCCACTCTCGTCAATCTTTGTCTGAATACGATTTATATCTTTTTCGGTTTGTATCATCTTCTGATCTACGCGAAACGAAGAGAGGATCGTTACAATCTCTACTTCGGAATCTTCAGCGTTTCGATGGCCTTGTATTCCCTTTCCCGATCCAATCTCGCGTTCGACGTCATTCACGATACGACCTGGATTACAAGAATTGAATATGCTTCGGTTTCCCTTTTGGCTCCGATGTTTCTTCTGTTTATGCAGGATTATTTTTACGGAAGAGCGAAGTTTTCCAAGGTTCTGTTCGGGATTCTTGTCCTAAGCGTTTTGATCGCGATCGCCACTCTTGTGGAGCCATTCCGTTATACGATGACCAGTCTTCGTCTTTGGCAGATTTCGATTCTTCCCACCCTCGTTTATCTTCTCTACTTTATGAGCAAGGCGGTTTATTTAAGAAAGAAGGACGCGATTCTTCTGGCGACGAGTATGTTCACCGTGGTTTTTATCGCCGTCTACGACGTGATCGATTCGGTCTTTTTTCAATCGGGAATCCGTTTTACTCAGTTCGCCTATTTTCTGTTCGTTGTCGCGTTGACGACGATTCTTGCGAACCGGTTCATTTCCCTGTATCGTCAATCGGAAGACTTAAACATCGAACTCAGTCAGCAAAAGTTGGAGCTCGCCAGACAAAAGAACGCGTTCTTTCGTTTTGTTCCGGTGCAATTCTTGAACGTTCTCGGAAAAGATTCCGCCGTGGAAGTCAATCTAGGCGACTCGGTGTTAAAAGAGATGAGCGTTTTGTTCACGGACATCCGTTCGTTTACCACGATCTCCGAGCAGATGACTCCCGAGGAAAACTTCCGCTTTATCAACGACTATCTCGCAAGCATGGAACCGGTGATTCAAAAACACGAAGGTTTTGTGGATAAGTTCATGGGCGACGGGATTCTCGCGCTCTTTTCGGGAGAAGGGGAAGCGATACATCCGAGTCTACAGGGAAAAACTTCCGCGGACAAAGCCATTCTCGCTGCGATCGAAATGAAAAAGAAGGTGCAGGCAATCAACGCGGAAGCGAAGGATTCTCACTTTCGAGGATTGAAGATCGGAATCGGAATCAACACGGGGAACTTGATGCTCGGCACCGTGGGAAGCCGTTCCCGTCTCGATACGACCGTGATTGGAGATACGGTCAACGTTGCGTCCCGTTTGGAAAGTTTAACGAACCTGTATCGCGCGGATATTCTCGTAACAAAGAACACACTTTCTTCGATGACGATCGCGGACGGTCTTGCGATCCGTGAAATCGATTCGGTGGTCGTCAAAGGCAAAACGGATCCGATCATCATCTACGAAGTTTACGAAGCCGACGCGCCTCATATCCGAAAACTGAAAGACACGACCCTTCCTCTGATAACGAGAGGAATCATTCTCTATAAGGTCGCAGACTTTCAGGAAGCGCTGATCAACTTCGAACAAGCGCTCAAGGTTTTTCCGGAAGATATCGTTTCGATTCTGTACCGCAAACGTTGTCAGGAATACATCGCTTCCCCTCCGACCGGCAACTGGATCGGAGTTCAACATCTTCTCGAAAAGTAA
- a CDS encoding SDR family NAD(P)-dependent oxidoreductase: protein MTRNDPKSKQRKNVILTGGSGGLGRAIAASLTTEGYSVFNLDVRPPVALLSGEFFCETDLTKDDQLDSSLAEWKNRLASEDEVPYALIHCAGYGGPYHDLTKVSPEEWDRIFSINIRSAFRITKVLLPIFKNLQLGRLLFIASSLSLIGSANSVAYSSSKHALIGFAKSLADEWGGFGITANAISPGYMETSMGIQEDQVSDHRRKILEMTPSKKIASPSEVARVVSFLLSEESSYINGANWAVDGGITAV, encoded by the coding sequence GTGACTCGGAACGATCCAAAATCGAAACAAAGAAAGAACGTGATTCTTACCGGCGGAAGCGGAGGTCTCGGAAGAGCGATCGCCGCTTCTCTTACCACGGAAGGATATTCCGTTTTTAATTTGGACGTTCGTCCGCCCGTTGCGCTTCTTTCGGGAGAATTCTTTTGCGAAACGGATCTGACAAAGGACGATCAGCTGGATTCTTCTTTGGCGGAATGGAAGAATCGTCTGGCTTCCGAGGATGAAGTTCCGTACGCGTTGATTCACTGCGCCGGTTACGGAGGTCCGTATCACGATCTGACGAAAGTAAGTCCGGAGGAATGGGATCGGATTTTTTCGATCAACATTCGTTCCGCGTTCCGAATCACGAAGGTTCTTTTGCCTATATTCAAAAATCTGCAACTAGGAAGATTGTTGTTCATCGCTTCCTCCTTGTCCTTGATCGGATCGGCGAATTCGGTCGCGTATTCCTCTTCCAAACACGCGTTGATCGGTTTTGCAAAATCCTTGGCGGACGAGTGGGGCGGATTCGGTATCACCGCAAACGCGATCAGCCCCGGTTATATGGAAACTTCGATGGGAATTCAGGAAGATCAGGTTTCCGATCATCGACGGAAAATTTTAGAAATGACTCCTTCCAAAAAGATCGCTTCTCCTTCGGAAGTGGCGCGGGTCGTTTCGTTTTTGTTAAGCGAAGAATCTTCGTATATCAACGGAGCGAATTGGGCGGTGGACGGAGGAATCACAGCTGTATAA
- the argB gene encoding acetylglutamate kinase produces the protein MEKLLERVNHILEALPYITKYAGKTVVIKYGGAAMAKADLKESFAKDIVLLKYVGIHPVIVHGGGPEINRLLENLKIPTEFVHGHRVTDAQTMDVVEMVLTGKVNKQIVSMINAQGGKAVGISGKDGNLAKAVKTPIEIELEGKEKELFDVGLVGKIESVNPEILHNLQKEGFIPVISPVAESAEGDSLNINADTFAGEIAGALKAEKLILLTDTEGILIDGKLATGLNRGKVKDYIRKGEISGGMIPKVECCLTAIDQGVRRTHIIDGRVPHSILIEIFTDQGIGSLIE, from the coding sequence ATGGAAAAACTTTTGGAAAGAGTCAATCATATCCTCGAAGCCCTCCCTTATATCACCAAATACGCGGGCAAGACGGTCGTGATCAAATACGGCGGGGCCGCAATGGCAAAGGCCGATTTGAAAGAATCTTTCGCAAAGGACATCGTTCTTTTAAAATACGTGGGAATTCATCCCGTAATCGTTCACGGAGGCGGACCCGAAATCAACCGTCTCTTGGAAAATCTTAAGATTCCTACCGAGTTCGTTCACGGACATCGGGTCACCGACGCGCAGACGATGGACGTCGTCGAAATGGTTCTCACCGGAAAGGTGAATAAACAGATCGTCTCCATGATCAACGCGCAAGGCGGAAAGGCCGTGGGAATTTCCGGCAAGGACGGCAATCTCGCGAAGGCGGTCAAAACTCCCATCGAGATCGAACTCGAAGGAAAGGAAAAAGAACTCTTCGATGTGGGCCTCGTCGGAAAAATCGAATCCGTAAATCCGGAAATTCTTCACAACCTCCAGAAGGAAGGATTCATTCCGGTCATTTCTCCGGTCGCAGAATCCGCCGAAGGAGACAGTCTAAACATCAACGCGGATACGTTTGCGGGAGAAATCGCGGGCGCTCTCAAAGCGGAGAAGTTGATTCTTCTTACGGACACCGAAGGAATTCTCATCGACGGAAAATTGGCCACCGGTCTCAATCGAGGCAAAGTAAAGGATTATATTCGAAAGGGAGAAATTTCCGGCGGAATGATTCCAAAGGTGGAATGTTGTCTTACCGCGATCGACCAAGGCGTGCGAAGAACGCATATTATTGACGGAAGAGTTCCTCATTCGATCCTGATCGAAATTTTTACGGATCAAGGAATCGGTTCGTTGATCGAATAA